The DNA sequence TAGCGCTGGATATTCTGGGTAGACGGTTATGCGGCTGGGAAtcaggagaagatggatggggtGCAGAAGAATATGGAGATGGGTGGacgggagatggaaaggagagggaagagaggcaGCAACacagggaagaagagatcttGGCTCTCCAAGCTGTTTTGGGTGAAAGGTATGAAGAAACGTCGGCTATCTCTTTTACCATCCACATCGGGCAAGAGACCACAGGCGGGAATGATACCCTTGCGTTACACATCATCTTCGATGAAGCCTCCCCTTacccctccgcctcctACCCTACCTGCGCACCAGCATTCTACCTTACTTCCGACACTCTTCCAGCATACAtccgcctccaccttcaCTCCCAGCTTTTAAGACAATTCCGCGATCCGGAGAGGCATGATCTCCGTTCTGTCCTCGAAAgtggatggggaggagCAGTGTTGAGTATGGTAGAATATCTCGAGACCACCTTAACCAAAGTGGTGGAGAACCCTCCGGATGTAGGAGAGGTTACAAAGTATCTTGTACcgaaagtggaggaggtcaTACCGCGGGCAGAGAAGGATATgcaacagaagaagagacaaagGTCTCAGAAAGAAATGGGTGAGAAAAGAGCCCCAAcgaaggaggatgaagagagagtgaagaggaagaggcaagagaTGTTGGATCATCCCGAATatgagaagatgatgagtgaCAGGATGAGTTTACCTGCgtggaaggaaaaggataaTATCACAGGGGCTCTGAAGGATAATAGAGTTTTGGTTGTCGTTGGTGAAGTGAGTTATTTAACCTAATCGAAAGAAGTGTGCTGATAATCTACAAGACTGGTTGTGGTAAAAGGTAATTTGAGAATGACCGTGTGTAGTATCATCTTTCATCAACTGATAAGCAATTCGCAGTACTCAACTCCCTCAATTCATCCTTGACGACGAAATATCTGCTGGCCGTGGCGCTTCCGCCAATATCATCGTCACCCAACCTCGTCGTGTAGCCGCGATGGGTGTTGCCTCCCGTGTCGCCCAAGAACGTATGGAAGACCTTGATAAATCCCCTGTGGCGGGTACAGTGGGTTACGCAATCCGTGGCGAACGGCGAGCAGGGCCAGATACGAGTCTCTTGTTCTGCACAACTGGTGTCGTACTCAGACGGTTGGGCAGTGGGGACCCTGATTTGAAAGGGGTCAGTCATGTGGTTGTGGATGAAGCGCATGAAAGAGGAGTGGATACGGATTTGTTGATTTGTTTATTGAGGGATTTGCTGGAGAGGAATAAGACGATCAAGGTTATTTTGATGTCTGCTACTATCAATGGTGAGTCTAAGGGCGTCGGCGGCTAGGTAATGAACGCTCGCAAGGTGGCTAACAATGTGACGTACTTTAGAACAAATCTTTATTGGTCAGTAATTTGACATCCGTCCAAAGAAGCATACTAATTTGTCGATAGACTATTTCGGTGGATGTCCCAGCTTGAAGATCCCAGGTTTCACCCATCCAGTGAAGGACTAGTAAGTAAcaatcccttccatctcaatGGCCTAACTTACACGGCTGTTATTAGCTACCTCGAAGACATCATATCCGACTTACACTACTCTCCTACACCTTCTCGTTTTGGGCCCCGCCCATctgaagaacaaaaagcgTCAATTCGCGCCCAATTTGCCAAACTCAGTCTTTCCCCCGATTCTCAGCGCGCCTTGGAGATTCTCTCTGCCTCAGATCGTATTGACTATTCGCTTGTGGCTGCTGTCGTTAAgcacatcatcaacaacgcCACCTCTCCCGACGGTGCCATCTTGATCTTCATGCCAGGTGTGATGGAAATTCGTCAGTGCATCAGTGAACTCCAAACAACCTCCCTGGGATCAGTAGAAATTATGCCCCTCCATGCAAATCTCTCAAGTGCTGAACAACGAAGGGTCTTCCTCCCTACTAAACCCAAGCGAAAAATTGTCGTGGCCACAAACGTTGCGGAGACGTCTGTTACCATCCCCGACGTGATTTACGTGGTTGATGGAGGGAAAGTTAAAGAGACGCAGTATGAAGCTGGGAATGGGATGCAAAAGCTGGTTGAATGCTGGACCAGTCGAGCGTCGGGTaggcagagaagaggtCGTGCAGGTCGAACACAACCGGGAGAGGTAAGTTAAATGTCTTCCCATCAAGACTTTGAACGTGGCAGCTGACAAACATTGGAGTGTTACAAGCTTTATACCCGACAAACTGAAAATAACAGCATGCCCCGATTCCCCGTTCCCGAAATTCTTAGAACACCTTTAGAGGCATTATTCTTACAAGTCAAGGCTATGAATGAGGATACGGATGTGAAGGCGTTTTTGAGGTACGTCTCAATTGTCATTCACAGCGATTAGCTTCTCATGCTACGGGATCACAATAGCAAGGCGATCGATCCGCCGAAGTTGGATGCCATCAATGCTGCATGGCAGACACTTCAGGATCTTGGTGcggttgaaggagaagatcaCAAGAGTCGTCTTACCGCTCTCGGTAGACATGTGAGTTaaagcatcatcatcctgtCGCGTGTTTGGGTGGCTGACGTCGTGCATTTGTAGATGAGCGCCATTCCTGTAGACTTGCGTCTTGCAAAGATGCTTATTCTTGGTACTATCTTCAAGTGCCTGGACCCGAGTGAGTCAACTTCTACTTAGCCCATTTAGAAATACCTGGGGCTGATCCAGCTGGTCCCAGTTCTCACAATTGCGGCCTTGCTGTCATCAAAACCTCTTTTCACCTCCCCTATCGACAAGCGTGACGAAGCAAAGAAAGCCCGAGAGTCTTTTGCTTGGGCAAGATCTGATCTGCTCACCGATGTGAGAGCGTACGATGCCTGTATAGAcgtgaggaagaagggcggTAGTCACGGTGCGGTCAGGCAATTCTGCGAACAAAATTTTATCTCTCCCACCACACTTCGAGATATTACCTCCCTTCGATCCGACTTCCTTTCcgccctttcttctctcggGTTCATGTCCTCTTCGTCAAGCGCGGCAGAGCTCGCCAAATATAATGTGAACGCCAAGGTGGACAACCTCGTGAAAGGAGTTGTCGTCGGCGGTCTTTATCCGCGAGTTGTCAAGATTGCCATGCCGAAAGCTCAGTTTGAGAGAGTGCAGCAGGGAACAGTGCAAAAGGATGTAAGTAGAGTCACCAGCCAAACAATCACGTCCTTTCTAATTAGGATGCTGATCCACGATTGTGATGCTGATCCACGATTGTTCATGAATAGCACGAAGCAAAAGAGGTCAAACTCTACGATCAATCTGGTCGTGTATTCATTCATCCCAGCTCTATCTTATTTACAGAATCCGGTTTCAAATCCGGATATCTGACTTACTTCTCGAAGAATGAGACAAGCAAAGTTTTTTTGAGAGATGCCACAGAGGTAAGCCACCTTTGTTTTCATTACCTTGCTGGCTCTAGGAGAGTCGAATGAGTAATGCTAATGAACGTAAACTGAAGGTGCCGCTTTACGGGCTTTTGCTCTTCGGAGGAAATATCACAATCAACCATTGGGCTGGAGGTATTATGCTTGGTACAGACGGCCATGTCAAGATACGAGCAAACACGCGTATAGGTGTTTTGTGTTCTCAATTGAGGTATGTCATTCACTTCACCTTGTTCACTGTGTCTAAACATCTGTTGGAGATACTGACGTGCACTGTTCAACAGACGGCTTCTTGACGCGCAGTTATCTGAGCAAATCGAGTCGCCCCATGCCGCAGATTTGACTGGTCACGAGGAGGTAGTGCAGGCAATGTTGGCATTGCTGCAGCGGGACGGATTGTCCATATAGTAGACTTCAAGTAGCATTTTTTACATAATCTTGCATCAATCTTGCATTCACTGTACAAGTGACCGACAAATTTTGAGAACGGGTCAAGGGTTTATGCATTACCATATATTAACAAACTTACAAAGTATAAGAAAACATGAAAAGATTAATCCGAACCCAAGACAGAAAGGAAAACATTCTCGAAGGGAAAAAAGCATAGCTTCGCGTTTCAGCCCTCTCTAGACACCTATCCTCTGCACAACCCTCCTCATGCCAGTATACTTGACaacttccctcttctccaggaTGTACAGACACCTCTCTAACGCATGTTGCGAGTACCCTTGGCCGGAAACAAACTCTCTCACTAAACTTTGATAACTCGTAGAGTACCCAATCGGtaatctcctcttcaattcCTTTTCGATCCTGTCAATCTCCTCGTTGAGCTCTGTACGGGAGAGACCCTCGACGCCCGAACCGACAGAAACGGCGTGCATGGTGGAGAATTTGAATAGGCGGATAGCTTCTTCAACGTGGTGAGGAAGCACGCGAGGGGAGAGCGTGATTTTGGCAAGGGATTCGGAGATTCGGATAATGGCTTCGAGTTGACtatgagaaggatggaattTGGTCTTAGCACTTGTACGCGTATCCCACAAGCGActtggaagaaagaaggacttACCGGACAGTCATGGGGATAGAGCTTCGCTCGTCGTTATCTCGCTCAACTTGGGCAACTTCCTTTCGCAGACTGACAAAGTGAGAGCTGAGCATCTCCGCTGCTTCTCCGCTCAAATTCGGTGCGCATCGCCTAATTTTAATCCCAACATCAGCACAATGATTTTGATTGGAAGGAGGGACGAATTAACTCACGACTTGCAGTATCCAATAtatctcttcatcttttcgATATCAATCTCTCCTACTGCCTCATTCTCCGTCTGCCTGTTCATATGGATATTCATCACATGCTTGGCTATCGTCCTATCTCTCTGTTCGTTGTGCTCATCTTTAATGATGAAAATCATATCGAATCGAGAAAGGATGGTTGTTTGGAAATCAATATTCTCACCGGGGGATTTCATATCATCATACCGCCCAAACACGGGATTGGCAGCCGCCAGAACCGAGGTTCGAGAGTTGAGAATCGTGGTGATACCAGCTTTGGCGATAGAAATGGTTTGTTGCTCCATGGCTTCATGGATAGCCACTCGATCTTCATCCCGCATCTTGTCAAACTCGTCGATACATACCACTCCTCCGTCGGCGAGAACCATGGCACCGCCTTCGAGAAAGAATTCCCTAGTAACGGGATCACGTTGGACGGAAGCGGTCAGACCGGCAGCGGAGGAACCTTTGCCTGATGTATAGACGCTGATAGGGGAGACTTTTTCGACGAATTTCAAGAGTTGGGATTTGGCAGTACCGGGGTcaccgaggaggaggacgttGATGTCACCTCGAAGACGCATACCGTCCGGTAAAATCTTTTTGCTTCCACCCATTAAAAGACAAGTCACGGCTTTTTTGATGTCTAAAAGGAGCAGAAAGGAAGATCAGTACAGTTTCCACGGCCAACATTTGATTATGTGCTTACCAAGGTTTCCGTAGATACTAGGGGCGACACTGTTCGCGAACCGTTCATACAAGCCATCGCTCCTAGCGAGTTGCTGgaattcctcctcttcttcgggAGTGAAGACACGGGTTCCAGAGCTGGCAGCAGAACTGTCAAGCTCGATACCAAGCACTCGAAGGTAAGGTTGACGAAGTGCAGGTGCGCCTGATGTCTTTTGCTGAACACAGTATCATATTAGCAACCTGTATTTATTAAATGCATAACAAATGAATCGCTTACACTCTTGTGGTTGGGAGCAAAAGTTGAGTAGATACCGGTTGCAATGATTCTAGATCCTGGAACAACCTTACCGGTCAAGTTCCTCTCGGCATGAAGCATCATGTGGCGGGGCAATTCACCAACAGGGACCATATCGGGTGCTTCTTGGAGCTTGATGTTCTGCTGGTCAACAAAGCGGCACCGGTCATGGAGGATGACATAGGGGTCAAGGGGACAATCTTTGCGTTGGCCTTCTACGGGTTCGCTGTGTAGTAACAGTTCCTCGTTAGTTTTGGTAGTGACAGCAGGAAAGGCTATGAATCTTACGCATCACATCGTCGAGGAAGAGCGGCACGTTCACCACCGATAGCGCCAGAGACTTTGACGTGCTTGACACTTCGACAGCCTTTACATTGGAGAGCGAGTTCGGTCGCTCGGGATGTGAGTTGAGAAGCGTTGATTACAATCCCTGGTAACCTGACGAGGGTGGTCAGGGTGTTCGCCTGTAAATATCAAATTAGTTAAATAGATATTTATCGGATGGTATCAAGAGATAAGAAGCACTTACATTGAGTTGTCGGAATTGTAAGAGGTTCATGCCAGACTTGATGGCCACCTGCATATCAGGCACCTCCTCAGCGGCCAAACTGGGCTGACCATTCTGAGCTCGCTCGCGTTCTCGTTCCCTGTCTGCTTCACTGGTCGGACGAACTAAATCACGGGCGTATTTCAAGAGTGCAGCTTCCAACTATTTTGAACTTCATCAGTACTTTGGATACGTATAAAAATACGTAAAGAGCAAGCGATATTCAAAataagaaaaaaaaactcactaGAGGAATCATTTCTCCGGGTTTCTCCTGCACTTTCTGCGCCAACTCTTCATTCCATGCCACAAGATCTCTCAAATCAACTTCCAAAGTGTGGTGTTTCAAAAGCAAGGCGGATCGGAGAGCGTCGCGGTACGTCCATTGGTCTTCAATACGGAACCCATGAAGAAAGTCGTAGAAGAGTCGTTCAATTTCAGAGGGGGCGTTTTGCTGCTCTGCACCTTCGAGGACGCCAACGGACCAGATAcggccttcttccattGTTGCTTGTTTGGGTTGGTGCGAAAAGTaaggatgaaagagggGATAGAGATGAAATTGAAGGATATCTCATGAAGAACCTG is a window from the Cryptococcus neoformans var. neoformans JEC21 chromosome 2 sequence genome containing:
- a CDS encoding ATP-dependent RNA helicase A, putative translates to MAPKRRPANVVRSGNAGNSSKPAPKDKEKDAKSSTPDNAPFGTFKDGTPRPPPLFPAGYKSPVTILNEKCQKMGWEKPVVESFQNRGSDPQTYTGSVTLRKRTSKNIYNLDEVRLIPHQPLRIESAAEAKHYAATYALFRFCSHLPMSMTLPPSIRPYWSELTAEKAAASAHRAWEYNPDPFAAKKEVSDRQEKRKQKEEKDKEVGPSGESAKAKEARGSGGRGWDNAPEVKMAASLREMVEGTVRKMMQQFPSAVLEASRDAASTVSTAPSGISTPALDLSTLQTQLTTLAFRPSHIASCLSAVSSATARLKSSSSSSTNDPLVLSLSILSPLEAAIEWLLLHVPEDDLPGRYRPSSSSADFITGASAKAGGKDALVKGWLTDKLVKQAGFPRKAVEKVLETEERESVALDILGRRLCGWESGEDGWGAEEYGDGWTGDGKEREERQQHREEEILALQAVLGERYEETSAISFTIHIGQETTGGNDTLALHIIFDEASPYPSASYPTCAPAFYLTSDTLPAYIRLHLHSQLLRQFRDPERHDLRSVLESGWGGAVLSMVEYLETTLTKVVENPPDVGEVTKYLVPKVEEVIPRAEKDMQQKKRQRSQKEMGEKRAPTKEDEERVKRKRQEMLDHPEYEKMMSDRMSLPAWKEKDNITGALKDNRVLVVVGETGCGKSTQLPQFILDDEISAGRGASANIIVTQPRRVAAMGVASRVAQERMEDLDKSPVAGTVGYAIRGERRAGPDTSLLFCTTGVVLRRLGSGDPDLKGVSHVVVDEAHERGVDTDLLICLLRDLLERNKTIKVILMSATINEQIFIDYFGGCPSLKIPGFTHPVKDYYLEDIISDLHYSPTPSRFGPRPSEEQKASIRAQFAKLSLSPDSQRALEILSASDRIDYSLVAAVVKHIINNATSPDGAILIFMPGVMEIRQCISELQTTSLGSVEIMPLHANLSSAEQRRVFLPTKPKRKIVVATNVAETSVTIPDVIYVVDGGKVKETQYEAGNGMQKLVECWTSRASGRQRRGRAGRTQPGECYKLYTRQTENNSMPRFPVPEILRTPLEALFLQVKAMNEDTDVKAFLSKAIDPPKLDAINAAWQTLQDLGAVEGEDHKSRLTALGRHMSAIPVDLRLAKMLILGTIFKCLDPILTIAALLSSKPLFTSPIDKRDEAKKARESFAWARSDLLTDVRAYDACIDVRKKGGSHGAVRQFCEQNFISPTTLRDITSLRSDFLSALSSLGFMSSSSSAAELAKYNVNAKVDNLVKGVVVGGLYPRVVKIAMPKAQFERVQQGTVQKDHEAKEVKLYDQSGRVFIHPSSILFTESGFKSGYLTYFSKNETSKVFLRDATEVPLYGLLLFGGNITINHWAGGIMLGTDGHVKIRANTRIGVLCSQLRRLLDAQLSEQIESPHAADLTGHEEVVQAMLALLQRDGLSI
- a CDS encoding ATP dependent DNA helicase, putative; the encoded protein is MEEGRIWSVGVLEGAEQQNAPSEIERLFYDFLHGFRIEDQWTYRDALRSALLLKHHTLEVDLRDLVAWNEELAQKVQEKPGEMIPLLEAALLKYARDLVRPTSEADRERERERAQNGQPSLAAEEVPDMQVAIKSGMNLLQFRQLNANTLTTLVRLPGIVINASQLTSRATELALQCKGCRSVKHVKVSGAIGGERAALPRRCDAEPVEGQRKDCPLDPYVILHDRCRFVDQQNIKLQEAPDMVPVGELPRHMMLHAERNLTGKVVPGSRIIATGIYSTFAPNHKSQKTSGAPALRQPYLRVLGIELDSSAASSGTRVFTPEEEEEFQQLARSDGLYERFANSVAPSIYGNLDIKKAVTCLLMGGSKKILPDGMRLRGDINVLLLGDPGTAKSQLLKFVEKVSPISVYTSGKGSSAAGLTASVQRDPVTREFFLEGGAMVLADGGVVCIDEFDKMRDEDRVAIHEAMEQQTISIAKAGITTILNSRTSVLAAANPVFGRYDDMKSPGENIDFQTTILSRFDMIFIIKDEHNEQRDRTIAKHVMNIHMNRQTENEAVGEIDIEKMKRYIGYCKSRCAPNLSGEAAEMLSSHFVSLRKEVAQVERDNDERSSIPMTVRQLEAIIRISESLAKITLSPRVLPHHVEEAIRLFKFSTMHAVSVGSGVEGLSRTELNEEIDRIEKELKRRLPIGYSTSYQSLVREFVSGQGYSQHALERCLYILEKREVVKYTGMRRVVQRIGV